The Apodemus sylvaticus chromosome 22, mApoSyl1.1, whole genome shotgun sequence genome includes a region encoding these proteins:
- the Nyap1 gene encoding neuronal tyrosine-phosphorylated phosphoinositide-3-kinase adapter 1 translates to MNLLYRKTKLEWRQHKEEEAKRSSSKEAAPTGPVGPGAVPGPGVRVRDIASLRRSLRMGFMTMPASQEHTPHPCRSAMAPRSLSCHSVGSMDSVGGGPGGGLTEDSGSRRPPAKPRRHPSTKLSMAGSGAETPPSKKAGSQKPAPECRESSRKVPPQKPRRSPNTQLSVSFDESCAPVPSSRGGNLPLQRLSRASRITGDLDAGAQEEEPVYIEMVGDVFRGGGRSGGSLPGPPLGSGGPTPPAAADSDSEDSEAIYEEMKYPLPEEAGDGRANGPPPLMAPSPPQQPHVLQPHPHPHRRPASALPSRRDGTPTKTTPCEIPPPFPNLLQHRPPLLAFPQAKSASRAPGDGVSRLPVLCHSKEAAGATPAPQVPARERETPPLPPPPPAANLLLLGPSGRARSHSTPLPPQGSGHTRGERELPNSHSMICPKAAGVPAAHPAPAALLPGPPKDKAVSYTMVYSAVKVTTHSVLPAGPPLGVGEPKTEEISVLHGMLCASSRPPVPGKSSPHSAAMGSAAGVLHHRSCLASPHSLPDPTAGPLTPLWTYPATAAGLKRPPAYDSLKAGGVLNKGCGMGAPSPMVKIQLQEQGTDAGAFASISCAHVIASAGTPEEEEMGATFGAGWALQRKVLYGGRKAKDVDKEDGARAWNGSTEGPGKVEHEDRGPVASGIPVRSQGAEGLLARIHHDRGGSRTALPVPCQTFPACHRNGDFTGGYRLGRSASTSGVRQAALHTPRPCSQPRDALSQTHPVLPLPLPPQPSAAARERDGKLLEVIERKRCVCKEIKARHRPDRGLCKQESMPILPSWRRGPEPRKSGTPPCRRQHTVLWDTAI, encoded by the exons ATGAACCTTCTCTATCGAAAAACCAAGCTGGAGTGGAGACAGCACAAAGAAgaggaggccaaaagaag CTCCAGTAAGGAAGCAGCCCCCACAGGCCCCGTGGGGCCTGGGGCTGTCCCAGGGCCCGGGGTTCGAGTACGGGACATCGCCTCACTTCGAAGGTCCCTCAGGATGGGTTTCATGACGATGCCCGCGTCCCAGGAACACACCCCTCACCCCTGCCGCAGCGCCATGGCCCCGCGCTCTCTCTCCTGCCACTCGGTGGGCAGCATGGACAGTGTAGGCGGTGGGCCTGGGGGAGGGCTCACGGAGGACAGCGGCTCCCGGAGACCCCCAGCCAAGCCCCGGAGACACCCCAGTACCAAGCTCAGCATGGCGGGGTCAGGGGCAGAGACGCCACCAAGTAAGAAAGCAG GCTCCCAGAAGCCAGCTCCTGAGTGCCGTGAGTCCAGCAGGAAGGTTCCGCCACAGAAACCCAGGCGAAGCCCCAATACACAGTTGTCTGTGTCCTTCGATGAGTCTTGTGCCCCAGTCCCGTCTTCTCGAGGGGGGAACCTGCCCCTGCAACGCCTCAGTAGGGCTTCTCGAATAACTGGAGACCTGGATGCAGGTGCCCAGGAAGAAGAGCCCGTGTACATTGAGATGGTAGGCGATGTCTTTCGTGGAGGAGGACGAAGTGGAGGAAGCCTGCCGGGACCTCCTCTTGGAAGTGGGGGCCCAACCCCTCCAGCTGCTGCCGATTCGGACTCTGAAGACAGCGAGGCTATATATGAAGAGATGAAGTACCCCTTGCCTGAAGAGGCAGGAGACGGCAGGGCCAACGGGCCCCCTCCATTGATGGCACCCTCCCCTCCACAACAGCCCCATGTCCTCcagcctcacccccacccccaccgccggCCAGCTTCAGCCCTCCCAAGCCGAAGGGATGGGACCCCCACCAAGACCACTCCTTGTGAAATACCCCCACCCTTTCCCAACCTCCTTCAGCATCGGCCGCCACTTCTGGCCTTCCCGCAAGCCAAGTCTGCTTCGCGAGCCCCTGGCGATGGGGTCTCAAGGCTGCCGGTCCTCTGCCACTCCAAGGAGGCAGCCGGTGCCACCCCAGCTCCCCAAGTGCCTGCACGAGAGCGGGAGACGCCTCCCCTGCCGCCTCCGCCTCCTGCTGCCAACCTGCTATTGCTGGGACCCTCAGGCCGAGCCAGGAGCCACTCCACACCGTTGCCACCCCAGGGCTCTGGCCACACCCGGGGAGAGCGGGAGCTCCCCAACTCTCACAGCATGATCTGCCCCAAGGCAGCAGGGGTACCGGCAGCCCACCCTGCCCCAGCTGCCTTGCTCCCCGGCCCCCCGAAGGACAAGGCCGTGTCATACACTATGGTGTATTCTGCGGTAAAAGTGACCACGCACTCGGTCCTGCCAGCTGGTCCACCCCTGGGTGTTGGAGAGCCAAAGACAGAGGAGATCTCAGTTCTTCATGGAATGCTGTGCGCCAGTTCGAGGCCCCCTGTCCCGGGGAAATCCAGCCCCCATAGCGCAGCTATGGGTTCAGCGGCTGGGGTCCTCCATCACCGCAGCTGCCTGGCCTCCCCCCACAGCCTTCCGGATCCAACTGCAGGTCCCCTGACCCCCCTCTGGACCTACCCAGCCACAGCAGCTGGGCTCAAGAGACCCCCTGCCTATGACAGCCTCAAGGCTGGGGGGGTGCTGAATAAGGGCTGCGGAATGGGGGCGCCGTCCCCCATGGTCAAGATCCAGCTGCAAGAACAAGGGACTGATGCCGGTGCCTTTGCCAGtatctcctgtgcccatgtcatcgCCAGTGCGgggacaccagaagaggaagagatgggtGCCACGTTTGGGGCAGGCTGGGCTCTGCAGAGGAAGGTTCTGTATGGAGGACGGAAGGCAAAAGACGTGGACA AAGAGGACGGTGCCCGGGCCTGGAATGGCAGCACGGAAGGCCCAGGCAAAGTTGAGCATGAGGACAGGGGCCCTGTGGCATCAGGGATTCCTGTAAGGAGCCAGGGAGCAGAGGGTCTGCTGGCCAGGATCCACCACGACCGAGGAGGGAGCCGCACAGCGCTGCCTGTCCCTTGCCAGACTTTCCCGGCCTGCCACCGGAATGGAG ATTTCACAGGAGGGTACCGCCTGGGCcgctctgcctccacctctggagTCCGTCAGGCTGCGCTCCACACCCCTCGGCCCTGCAGCCAGCCCAGGGATGCCCTGAGCCAG acacaccctgtgctgcccctgcccctgccgcCCCAGCCCAGCGCGGCAGCCCGGGAGCGCGACGGCAAACTCCTGGAGGTGATTGAGCGCAAACGCTGCGTGTGCAAGGAGATCAAGGCACGCCACCGTCCCGATCGGGGACTCTGCAAGCAAGAGAGCATGCCCATCCTCCCCAGCTGGCGGCGGGGCCCTGAACCCCGCAAGTCCGGTACCCCGCCCTGCCGGCGGCAGCACACGGTCCTCTGGGACACTGCCATCTGA